One window from the genome of Streptomyces subrutilus encodes:
- a CDS encoding ParA family protein, which produces MPQGTEGTFDEARHLLEAEAERRGLGVGELVDQLAREGRRPALADGDRQGDLTQWTAAVVDRDGRQATVAVEPLPLPASIFDGADSDVLLGPMSSGKTSGADLTRAQLDAEGIPYVETTKTDELGVEYIEFAVKRPESSS; this is translated from the coding sequence ATGCCGCAGGGTACCGAGGGAACGTTCGACGAAGCGCGCCACCTGCTGGAGGCCGAGGCCGAGCGGCGCGGGCTCGGCGTCGGGGAGCTCGTCGACCAGCTCGCCCGCGAGGGCCGCCGTCCGGCTCTGGCCGATGGCGACCGGCAAGGCGACCTGACCCAGTGGACCGCGGCCGTGGTCGACCGCGATGGTCGGCAGGCGACCGTCGCGGTCGAACCCCTGCCCCTGCCCGCGAGCATCTTCGACGGAGCCGACAGCGACGTCCTTCTGGGCCCGATGAGCAGCGGGAAGACCAGCGGCGCCGACCTGACCCGTGCCCAGCTGGACGCCGAGGGCATCCCGTACGTGGAGACGACCAAGACCGACGAACTCGGCGTCGAGTACATCGAGTTCGCCGTCAAGCGGCCGGAGAGCAGCTCGTGA